One Dioscorea cayenensis subsp. rotundata cultivar TDr96_F1 unplaced genomic scaffold, TDr96_F1_v2_PseudoChromosome.rev07_lg8_w22 25.fasta BLBR01000627.1, whole genome shotgun sequence genomic window carries:
- the LOC120254786 gene encoding putative nuclease HARBI1, with product MFIYTLAHNASNRDVQERFEHSAETGCVGAIDVTHIPIMISLDKQDPYRNRKQRLSQNVMVACDFDLRFVYVRAGWEGSASDARILQHSIKQGFEVPRGKYYLVDAGYANTLNFIAPYKGVRYHLQEQGRAQSRPSNYKELFNLRYASLRNHVERIISIFKIRFLILKVATFHPIDSQTGIVVAAYMFHNFICIHNGTYVVEDFDNEVEETIVPNGDESYGEDVDTMNSERNTGARKIDEIAMQMWSDYCSYRRD from the exons ATGTTTATATACACTCTTGCTCATAATGCTAGTAACCGTGATGTGCAAGAGCGATTTGAACATTCTGCAGAAACG ggTTGCGTTGGCGCTATTGATGTAACACATATTCCAATCATGATTTCTTTGGATAAACAAGATCCTTACAGAAATAGGAAGCAAAGGCTATCTCAGAATGTTATGGTTGCATGTGATTTTGATCTTCGTTTTGTATATGTACgagctggttgggaaggttctgctTCTGATGCTAGGATTCTCCAACATTCGATTAAACAAGGTTTTGAAGTCCCAAGGggtaaatattatcttgtagatGCAGGATATGCTAATACCCtgaattttattgctccatataAAGGTGTCCGTTACCATTTGCAAGAGCAAGGTCGAGCGCAATCTAGACCGAGCAATTATAAAGAATTGTTTAATTTGCGATATGCGTCATTAAGGAATCATGTTGAACGCATCATCAGCATTTTCAAGATAAGATTTCTGATCCTTAAAGTAGCAACTTTTCACCCAATAGACTCTCAAACTGGTATAGTAGTTGCTGCTTATATGTTTCATAACTTCATCTGTATACATAATGGTACATATGTTGTTGAGGATTTTGATAATGAAGTCGAAGAAACTATCGTTCCTAATGGAGATGAGTCATATGGAGAGGACGTTGACACCATGAACTCTGAGCGAAATACAGGTGCTCGTAAAATagatgaaatagcaatgcaaatgtggagTGATTATTGTAGCTATCGCCGAGATTGA